ACGAGAGGTGATCTTTCTTAAGTTTGCAACCCTCCCTAACCTCTCCTCTAAGAGATTTGTCACCTCCGATTCCACCTCTAAGGGACCGGCTCCGGGATAGAAGGTGAGAACCACTATCTCAGGAAGGGTGACATTGGGAAGGAGATCAATGGGCATCTTAGTGATACCCACCAAACCGAAGATGATTAAAGCGAGAGCCACCATTGCGGTCGCCACCGGTCGCCGAATTGCTACTCCCGAAATCCTCATCTTGTCCCTCCTTCACCCCAGTGAGCCGCAACTCTCACCTTGCCACCATCCTTCAACCTCTCCTTCCCTAAGGTCACCACCTTCTCCCCTTCCCGCAAACCAGAGGTAATTTCCACCAACTCATCACCAATAAGACCAACCGCCACTTCTTTCAAGTGGGCGACCTCATCCTCTACAACAAAGACCTTATTTTTCTCCTCAAAGAAGATGGCATTCCGTGGTAAAGCGAGGGCATTCTCCTTTTCCTCTAAGACCAGAACTATTTTAGCCGCCATCCCGGGAATTAATTTCTTATTTTTATTAGGGATGGTGATCTCAACGGTGGCGGTTCGGGAAATAGGGTCTAAAATGGGCGAGACATTACTCACCCAACCCTCAAAAGCCGTATCAGGATAAGCGCTAAGGGAAATCCGTGCCGGAGCCGATTTCTTGACAAATTTCAAATCCTGGTCGCTCAGCGGCGCCTTTATCTTCACCCTCTGGGAATAGTTGGCGACATTGGCGATGGGAGTCGTCGGCCCCACCTGTTGACCAACTTCCACATAAATTTTCCCCACCACCCCCGAAATGGGAGAAGGGACCGGACCTGGTTTGTAGTCCATACCTGGAATATCATTTAGGACGTAAACAATCGCCTCACCTTCTTTCACTTCCGAACCTTCCCTCTTTCTAATCTCGGTCACCCGACCGGTGATTTTGGAAAAGACCATAACCTGCTCCTCCCCGGAGATGGTGCCGAAGAGTTGTAAGGTCCGGGTTACCTTTCTTTTCTCAACCACCGTCACCGCGACGGTCGGAATAAATTCACCCCTCCCCACTTTTTCTCCCCTTTTACCACAAGAGAAAAGAAAAAGGAGAGAAAAGAGAAAAAGGATTTTTCCATTCTTTCCCATAAATCCCTCCTAAAATTCACCAATTGCCCTTTTCAATTTTGCCTTAATAATTTGGTAGTTAGCCAGAGATTGCCAGTAAGCGATTTCACTTTGGGAGAGGCTGAGGGAAGAATCCAAATAATCCAGATTGGTCACAAAACCACTTTCGTATCCCTTTTCCGCCAGAGAGAGTGCTTCTCTTGCCACTTGGAGATTCTTCTCTTGGGCAATGATATTCTCCCTTTCTTGGTTAAGGGCATTAACGAAAGACAAGACTTCTAATTTTATCCCCTCTTCAGCCAATTTCAGAGCCAATTGGGCCTGCCTTTCCTTTGCCTGCGCCTGTTTTATCTTATTAAGGTTAGAAAACCCGGTAAATAAGGGAAGGGTGAAGCCCAAGGTGAGATTCCAATCACTTCCCCAGCGCTTCTCAAAACCGACTGGGTTTTTGTAATCGTAATTAAGTTGACCAAAAAAAGTTGGCAGGTTAGCGGTGAGGGCAATTCTTTTGGTCAATTGGACAATCTTTATCGCCTCCCGCAATTGGGAGAGCTCTGGCCTTTTCACCAAAGCGGTTTGGATCGCCTCTTCTGCGCTCAAAGACCAATCCTCCCGCTCTAATTCGGCGGCGAGAACGACTGGGGTATTGATATCTAAGCCGAGGGTGGAGCAGAGAGAAGCTAAAGCCATCTGGGCATTATTTCTCATCCGGGCAACCTGAACCGCTACCTCCGCCAATTTCACCTCGGTCTTTAATAAATCAAGCCGGTTGGCTAAACCTCTTTCGTAGAGCATCTTTACCCGGCTTAAATGTCTCTCGAGTTGTTCCTGAGATTTTAATAATAAATCAACCATCTTTTGCGCCAAAAATGCCTGATAGAAACCCTCCACCACCGCCACCTTCACCTGTCCTTCCACCACCTTCAAACCTTCCTTTTCCAGATTGAGGGAGAGTCCGGCAATCCGATAGGCGTACCAAACTTTCCCCCAGGTGAAGAGAGTCTGTTGCACTGTCCCCCTTAAAAGATAATTGTTCCGAGCACCCAATTCTAAAGCCAGGGTATCTACTCCGACAATTAGAGGAATGGGCGGCGTGAAACCAATTGTCTCTCCGGTTAAAGGATCCACTACCGGCAGGGGTAAATTTTCGTAGCGGGGAGCAACGAGATTAAACTTATTTATCCGGTCGGTTCGGTAGAAGGTTCCCGAAAGATTAATCTGCGGCAAGAAAGAAGAGAAGGTAATCCCTTTCTGGTAAACCATCTCTTCAATCTTTGCCTTCGTTTGACTGATGAGCCGGTTATTCTGGAGGGCGAGTGCTATTGACTTCTCCAAGGTGAGGAGAAGGGTATCAGCAGTTAATAACCGAAAGCCAAAAAGGTAAAGGAAAAGAAACCAAGAGTTCGCTCTCCGCTCTCTCTTCATCTTTCCACTCCCTTAAAAAATATCTCCTTGATAAATTTTTCTTTTCCCCGCAAACCCTTTGTGAATGCCTGGTAGAGAAGACCGACATGGAGCAAATGGAGGAAGGTGAGGGAGGCAATTTCCGGATCGAGGGGGCGGAATTCCTCTTCCCTTATCCCTTCCTGAATAATTTTAGCCACCAGCCGGACCATCTTCCGGACCCGGGGAAAGATTTCCTTCCTCGTTCTCTTAATCACCTTATCAGCGATATTAATGTTTTCCACGGTGAAGAAAGAGGGGAGTCCTTCACTTTGGGCAAAGCGGCCGAGCCAATCGTCAAAAATCTGGGTTAACTTCTCTTTTGCCGAGTAATTACTTTTAATCACCTTTTCTAAAAAAGAGATACCTTCATCAATCTTTTGGGCGAAAAGAGCCAAGTAGATACTCTCCTTATCCGAAAAATAGAGATAGACCGTACCCTTAGCCACTTTAGCCGCCCGGGCGATATCCTCAACCCGGGTGGGGAAGAAACCTTTCTTTAAGAAGATTCCTTCCGCTGCCTTTAAGATTAAGTCTCTTTTTGACTGACTGGTCAGTTTCATAAGAAGATG
The nucleotide sequence above comes from candidate division WOR-3 bacterium. Encoded proteins:
- a CDS encoding TolC family protein; the encoded protein is MKRERRANSWFLFLYLFGFRLLTADTLLLTLEKSIALALQNNRLISQTKAKIEEMVYQKGITFSSFLPQINLSGTFYRTDRINKFNLVAPRYENLPLPVVDPLTGETIGFTPPIPLIVGVDTLALELGARNNYLLRGTVQQTLFTWGKVWYAYRIAGLSLNLEKEGLKVVEGQVKVAVVEGFYQAFLAQKMVDLLLKSQEQLERHLSRVKMLYERGLANRLDLLKTEVKLAEVAVQVARMRNNAQMALASLCSTLGLDINTPVVLAAELEREDWSLSAEEAIQTALVKRPELSQLREAIKIVQLTKRIALTANLPTFFGQLNYDYKNPVGFEKRWGSDWNLTLGFTLPLFTGFSNLNKIKQAQAKERQAQLALKLAEEGIKLEVLSFVNALNQERENIIAQEKNLQVAREALSLAEKGYESGFVTNLDYLDSSLSLSQSEIAYWQSLANYQIIKAKLKRAIGEF
- a CDS encoding efflux RND transporter periplasmic adaptor subunit encodes the protein MGKNGKILFLFSLLFLFSCGKRGEKVGRGEFIPTVAVTVVEKRKVTRTLQLFGTISGEEQVMVFSKITGRVTEIRKREGSEVKEGEAIVYVLNDIPGMDYKPGPVPSPISGVVGKIYVEVGQQVGPTTPIANVANYSQRVKIKAPLSDQDLKFVKKSAPARISLSAYPDTAFEGWVSNVSPILDPISRTATVEITIPNKNKKLIPGMAAKIVLVLEEKENALALPRNAIFFEEKNKVFVVEDEVAHLKEVAVGLIGDELVEITSGLREGEKVVTLGKERLKDGGKVRVAAHWGEGGTR
- a CDS encoding TetR/AcrR family transcriptional regulator, with amino-acid sequence MKLTSQSKRDLILKAAEGIFLKKGFFPTRVEDIARAAKVAKGTVYLYFSDKESIYLALFAQKIDEGISFLEKVIKSNYSAKEKLTQIFDDWLGRFAQSEGLPSFFTVENINIADKVIKRTRKEIFPRVRKMVRLVAKIIQEGIREEEFRPLDPEIASLTFLHLLHVGLLYQAFTKGLRGKEKFIKEIFFKGVER